A stretch of the Salinigranum rubrum genome encodes the following:
- a CDS encoding DNA-binding protein, translating to MSSNNATSNVVSVDEQAFEKADEAAVDEEGFEVVDETPEFQATVQMEVQAKVDANHPDGMVDTSDERIYGATLEQEERIRAREAELERISAQAELGTQEGREKRTRNIAAKRSAERRAEFQKRAASVNPMADPERGDPRAELTQEQLAAVNKQSMRLAKKLDGWSRAAIGRRLGEAVVGGKDLMSAVVGVFEELQTAPGTVVPIGKLEDVNRKEVSIEGQVEVLWDSDSPAIAQVGLIADESGKTKVTIWEKSDAPWIEEGEQVRIHGAARNWYEGRVSLAVTGWSTLHFPERGRWWE from the coding sequence ATGTCAAGTAACAACGCAACCAGTAATGTAGTTTCGGTCGATGAACAGGCATTCGAAAAGGCGGACGAAGCGGCGGTCGACGAAGAGGGCTTCGAGGTCGTCGATGAGACGCCGGAGTTCCAGGCGACGGTGCAGATGGAGGTGCAGGCAAAGGTCGATGCGAACCACCCGGACGGGATGGTCGACACCAGTGACGAGCGGATCTACGGTGCGACCCTCGAACAGGAAGAGCGCATTCGGGCACGAGAGGCTGAGCTGGAGCGCATCAGTGCCCAGGCAGAGCTGGGGACGCAGGAAGGTCGGGAGAAGCGGACGCGAAACATCGCGGCGAAGCGGAGCGCTGAGCGGCGTGCAGAGTTCCAGAAGCGGGCGGCGAGCGTGAATCCGATGGCTGACCCGGAACGAGGTGATCCTCGTGCAGAACTGACGCAGGAGCAGTTGGCGGCGGTCAACAAGCAGTCGATGCGGCTGGCGAAGAAGCTGGATGGCTGGTCGCGAGCAGCGATTGGTCGGCGGCTGGGTGAAGCCGTCGTCGGTGGGAAAGATCTGATGAGCGCGGTCGTCGGGGTGTTCGAAGAGTTGCAGACGGCACCCGGAACGGTGGTTCCCATCGGGAAGCTCGAGGACGTCAATCGCAAAGAGGTGAGCATCGAGGGTCAGGTCGAGGTGCTCTGGGATAGTGACTCACCAGCCATCGCTCAAGTTGGCCTCATCGCGGACGAGAGCGGGAAAACGAAGGTGACGATCTGGGAGAAATCGGATGCCCCATGGATCGAAGAAGGCGAACAGGTGCGCATCCACGGGGCGGCGAGAAATTGGTACGAAGGACGCGTCTCGCTGGCCGTCACTGGGTGGTCGACCCTGCATTTCCCTGAGCGCGGTCGGTGGTGGGAGTAA
- a CDS encoding trypsin-like peptidase domain-containing protein, whose translation MTKRTKKPATRRNFVKTIGSGLSLVGLSNVAGASEDTVEIVTLIANGDPIEKRTVPRSWHQHFQNARRATRRLGSSELEKNGVKSVSLGRGSKKFGGQRGFRIRLEVDSENYRGTPPRKKDKIPIETIEPRETGPSCYSDNQFSSVPGGAKIEYGSTYGTTNAVVKDPSNNTRLLTCAHIFDGCTRSDEGVGLSVDQAGQSLGEVVWTEPSEDIALVEITNNNLTYDNRIREETDIYAHYEPVYAHFSDGGIGMLISDNDTIRQAGVTTGISDGKMLEMDLNEADSSNDPDVDCVTWGGPGTQEGFGIETSANNAQGNSGGPIYQMLERNGEMVVGLAGMIQQWAGFNRNVSGCGGSTLIEGKNTLGAAWYRIEDEYDIDPLVT comes from the coding sequence ATGACAAAACGAACTAAGAAACCGGCTACTCGTAGAAATTTCGTCAAGACCATCGGTAGTGGACTCTCGCTCGTTGGGTTATCTAACGTTGCGGGCGCGTCAGAGGATACTGTGGAAATAGTAACTCTGATCGCTAATGGTGATCCAATTGAGAAACGAACTGTTCCTCGGTCGTGGCACCAGCATTTCCAAAATGCGCGGCGAGCAACTCGCCGGCTCGGGAGCTCAGAGCTTGAGAAGAACGGTGTTAAATCCGTCTCTCTTGGCCGCGGCTCGAAAAAGTTCGGTGGACAGCGTGGCTTTCGGATTCGGCTTGAGGTCGATTCAGAGAACTACAGAGGTACTCCTCCTCGAAAGAAAGATAAGATTCCAATCGAAACGATAGAGCCCAGAGAGACGGGGCCAAGCTGTTACAGTGACAATCAATTTTCTAGTGTACCGGGTGGTGCGAAGATCGAATACGGGTCAACATACGGGACAACAAATGCAGTCGTGAAGGATCCATCAAATAACACTCGACTTTTGACCTGTGCACATATCTTCGATGGTTGTACGAGATCTGACGAAGGTGTCGGACTGTCCGTCGACCAAGCAGGTCAATCCCTGGGAGAAGTTGTTTGGACAGAACCCTCCGAGGACATTGCCCTCGTCGAGATTACTAATAACAACCTAACGTACGACAATCGAATTCGGGAGGAAACCGACATTTACGCGCACTACGAACCGGTGTACGCTCACTTCTCAGATGGTGGGATTGGAATGCTCATTAGCGATAATGATACTATCCGGCAAGCTGGTGTAACAACTGGAATTTCAGATGGAAAAATGCTCGAGATGGATCTTAATGAGGCCGATTCCTCAAATGATCCAGATGTAGATTGTGTAACTTGGGGCGGACCAGGGACTCAAGAAGGGTTCGGCATTGAAACCAGTGCAAACAACGCTCAAGGGAATTCTGGCGGGCCAATATATCAAATGCTGGAACGAAACGGCGAAATGGTAGTCGGGCTGGCGGGTATGATCCAGCAATGGGCGGGTTTCAACCGAAATGTTTCTGGCTGTGGCGGAAGTACCCTGATAGAGGGCAAAAATACCCTAGGAGCAGCTTGGTATCGGATTGAAGACGAGTACGATATTGACCCACTCGTCACATAA
- a CDS encoding DUF7342 family protein — translation MSEKEPIWPDNMDAGERVRHVALTRTEPQNAGWIADEAAVSRDTAVKYLTRMVEQGDLEVVETRNGDAYKPDSVTQFLGEVRQLAEEHTLDELTRELNAIGDEIDAWKDDYEVESLAALRQSIGRDDLAGDERRERLGVIEEWAYNVEVREAIQLAISLKNSLTTLDADSLSGESSATLPQEG, via the coding sequence ATGAGTGAGAAAGAACCCATCTGGCCCGATAATATGGACGCCGGAGAGCGTGTCCGTCATGTCGCACTGACGCGGACCGAGCCCCAGAATGCAGGATGGATCGCCGACGAAGCAGCCGTCTCACGTGATACAGCCGTCAAATACCTCACCCGCATGGTCGAACAGGGCGACCTCGAAGTTGTCGAGACGAGGAACGGGGACGCCTACAAGCCGGATAGCGTCACGCAGTTTCTCGGAGAGGTTCGTCAACTCGCCGAAGAACACACGCTCGACGAACTGACTCGAGAACTCAACGCTATCGGGGACGAAATCGATGCGTGGAAAGACGACTACGAGGTCGAGTCACTTGCAGCACTCCGCCAGAGCATCGGCCGCGACGACCTTGCTGGCGACGAGCGCCGTGAACGACTCGGCGTCATCGAAGAGTGGGCGTACAACGTCGAGGTTCGGGAAGCCATCCAGCTGGCGATCAGCCTCAAGAATTCCCTGACAACGTTGGATGCCGACTCGCTCTCCGGTGAGTCGTCCGCGACGCTCCCCCAGGAAGGGTAG
- a CDS encoding phage NrS-1 polymerase family protein, giving the protein MNSRLIENQEIIPEELREREQWVCWREEDRDGKPTKIPVTPGTGAFASSTDPETWASFETALEYTETEQADGVGFVFTDDGPIVGVDLDDCRDPETDDVDDAALDIIERLDSYTEVSPSGTGYHVLIKGELPEGRNRRGSIELYDTARFFTVTGDHVERTPTRVARRQDALVAIHREYVQDSESEATSEPGNQETVDDQSPTTETAAVDVDLDDEDLLEKARAASNGEKFERLWNGNTVGYDSQSEADMALCCLLAFWTGGDPTQMDQLFRQSGLHRQKWDEVHYADGSTYGEKTIERAIATSSEFYDPDTGEDSPRSDATSDESIATTSRDDSERSRAYLTEKNRLLAERVDELEAALEHKTERIETLEAEIERLEQEIAARDRETEQSQDEQAGTAGESGNESETTSVWGRTKQWFGRDSA; this is encoded by the coding sequence ATGAATAGTCGACTCATCGAGAATCAAGAGATCATTCCGGAGGAGTTGCGTGAGCGCGAGCAGTGGGTGTGCTGGCGAGAAGAAGACCGCGACGGCAAACCGACGAAGATTCCGGTAACGCCGGGAACCGGCGCGTTCGCGTCGTCGACGGACCCCGAGACGTGGGCCAGCTTCGAGACCGCGCTCGAGTATACCGAGACGGAACAGGCCGATGGCGTCGGCTTCGTCTTTACCGACGACGGCCCCATCGTCGGTGTCGACCTGGACGACTGCCGTGACCCCGAGACAGACGACGTCGACGACGCAGCGCTGGACATCATCGAGCGACTCGATTCCTATACGGAGGTGTCGCCGTCCGGCACCGGCTATCACGTCCTCATCAAAGGCGAACTCCCGGAGGGCCGGAACCGTCGTGGGAGCATCGAACTGTATGACACGGCACGATTTTTCACCGTCACCGGCGACCACGTCGAGCGGACGCCCACTCGCGTTGCACGTCGGCAAGACGCGCTCGTGGCGATCCACCGCGAGTACGTCCAAGACTCCGAGAGTGAGGCGACATCCGAACCTGGGAACCAGGAAACCGTTGACGACCAGTCACCGACGACCGAGACAGCCGCCGTCGACGTCGACCTCGACGACGAGGATCTCCTCGAGAAAGCCCGAGCTGCGTCGAACGGCGAGAAGTTCGAGCGGCTCTGGAACGGGAACACGGTCGGCTACGACAGCCAATCGGAAGCCGATATGGCGCTGTGCTGTTTGCTGGCGTTCTGGACCGGCGGCGACCCGACACAGATGGACCAGCTGTTCCGCCAGTCGGGACTCCACCGCCAGAAATGGGACGAGGTCCACTACGCCGATGGGTCGACGTACGGGGAGAAGACGATCGAACGAGCGATTGCGACCTCCTCGGAATTCTACGACCCAGACACTGGCGAGGATTCTCCGCGCTCTGACGCCACATCGGACGAATCGATCGCCACTACCAGCCGTGACGACTCAGAGCGCAGTCGTGCGTATCTGACCGAGAAGAATCGGCTGTTGGCCGAGCGGGTTGACGAACTCGAAGCGGCGCTCGAACACAAAACCGAGCGGATCGAGACACTGGAGGCGGAGATCGAGCGGCTCGAACAAGAAATAGCCGCCCGTGACCGAGAGACTGAGCAGTCCCAGGACGAGCAAGCCGGTACTGCAGGGGAGAGCGGTAATGAGTCAGAGACAACGTCTGTGTGGGGTCGGACGAAGCAGTGGTTTGGGCGTGACTCTGCGTAA
- a CDS encoding type IV secretory system conjugative DNA transfer family protein, with protein sequence MREYLRVTPTSERLDPEGIPQVLESLHKLASTASTGLVEKLNPLHSETPPRFEFLALSEGADEPVEFYYGADKHLDTLAKRLRSIYPETFDIEHVEIDVASRLVQPVEFDREAFVDHYEAGQLQHEFGPDERYELPSDNETQATADSDSLADGGAVVDPSADHIIDVGDTALELAPSSAIPVDEPLTTLAKPTVTAEGTILARPATDTVSPLGVRWQGSAARKKDWMTSLAPFTADTTEEAVPAVDQPGSALASLVDHLVEATNPVAFQVVFQRRESWQSDAELRKEDVVDGRDTLAQEMIGSLFEFDERSESRDRNQLNDAVAKRVEAIEAKNATRSFTANIRAIGVPHDDAGRDDLDERMQSLAPVFDPLDGPYYEVEAERLRASGFRAAKKEKNARAALQRLLDREITTGRGKTRPEFVLSGRELAHFVLVPSSEQLTVEGTRGTRAEQQSRNPLPRPHQDLMTEFRDGMAIGYALDDNAEAEDESTHIPPRLLPTHYGRFGTTGSGKSKALINDILSLYENTEGPTILINPKNDDMAQNYMRAHARRFGMTDLAENVVHFPLPDVLPGFSFFDLEPSMQTGRRREDAVQRKADHYEEILKLVMGSDRYERATVAPTLIKTLIKALFDEEHGRENGLYRESTGYFAHRQLEHAVDQFWAAGPPNANIGDAPRSSDEEVTRTIRRQLQLDSNTFANVMGGVGNRLAYISQDTHLRQIFNNTENQFDFRDLLDENTVILFDLGDLRDEAARIMTGVILTNLDAALKDRKQDLSQYPDDYVVNLLVDEAASVVVSDIMNDLLEKGRGFRLSVGLSMQFPEQMEAEGGRKIYLNALNNIGSSLIGKINVDRELARAMAHEEMDPADFANRIRALPRGEWIASLPSPAFGETGPYPFSLKPLPIPPGHPESEQPLTAREETQFEETLSVMHERVNDDYGVCEETDAPQTRTPTELGEVLSVTDEALDVAIAKVVRSLQLREGNRDENGWVAVEAVDDELRRLFDDVDAEPPSYDALADIRNRSRYLDTTVDIDADELVIRLTEAGEDVATPETGNVQAAGGSEHDSALLQIEEELAALGFTVSILAQDGSEKPDAKATHPECDDRFAIEVETTTPENPAKILTNLRKAQEAGDIPLFVVRSGKNETDWAERVEGILTPPVRELQNGETRFYTTDSNVTFNGGATEKSGVTAVRPASDDEASTQNIWQPDGDEIVLRDSKGTEHIRLSSLGKLSKDRVPAVYSYDHAADEYVVHEHGERHVYESKSAFESEWVRIKQPFIPEEDLSIPDYERSTYGVVILHDEAESVVYEDSEKQPLSALTEDTLHPASTEAAAAEEPTGQTAQLDNTVGGEQNEASPPSFESFVDEYLVEDPDEAVPKDDVFDIYTDWADEHGIDDPLNKSWFTRKLNTHIEVDSTKKRIEGDPVWHYTGVRIRSGEDSQL encoded by the coding sequence ATGCGTGAGTATCTCCGAGTCACGCCAACATCCGAACGGCTCGATCCGGAGGGCATTCCGCAGGTACTGGAGAGTCTCCACAAACTGGCGTCAACAGCGTCCACGGGGCTTGTGGAGAAACTGAATCCACTGCATAGTGAGACACCCCCTCGGTTCGAGTTCCTCGCGCTTAGCGAGGGTGCAGACGAGCCAGTCGAGTTCTACTACGGTGCCGACAAACACCTCGATACCCTTGCAAAGCGTCTCCGGTCGATCTATCCCGAGACGTTTGACATCGAACACGTCGAGATTGACGTCGCATCACGTCTCGTGCAACCTGTCGAATTCGACCGCGAGGCGTTCGTCGACCACTATGAAGCGGGTCAACTCCAGCATGAGTTCGGTCCTGACGAGCGATACGAACTGCCCTCGGACAACGAAACTCAGGCGACAGCCGACAGCGACTCGCTCGCGGATGGCGGTGCAGTGGTCGATCCGTCTGCTGACCACATCATTGACGTCGGGGATACAGCCCTCGAACTCGCGCCGTCGAGTGCGATTCCCGTAGATGAGCCGCTCACGACGCTTGCAAAACCAACAGTGACCGCCGAGGGAACGATACTCGCCCGTCCCGCGACCGATACCGTCTCGCCTCTCGGCGTGCGATGGCAGGGGTCGGCCGCCCGGAAGAAAGACTGGATGACGTCACTTGCGCCGTTCACTGCCGACACTACGGAGGAGGCAGTTCCGGCCGTCGACCAGCCTGGGAGTGCGCTCGCATCGCTCGTCGACCACCTGGTGGAGGCGACCAACCCCGTCGCGTTTCAGGTCGTCTTCCAGCGGCGAGAGAGCTGGCAGTCCGATGCCGAGCTTCGCAAGGAGGACGTCGTCGACGGACGGGATACTCTCGCCCAGGAGATGATTGGGTCGCTCTTCGAGTTCGATGAGCGGTCGGAGAGCCGAGACAGAAACCAGCTGAATGACGCAGTCGCAAAGCGTGTCGAAGCAATCGAGGCGAAAAACGCCACGCGGTCGTTCACTGCGAACATTCGGGCAATCGGTGTTCCGCACGATGACGCCGGGCGTGACGACCTCGATGAGCGGATGCAGTCACTTGCTCCGGTCTTCGACCCACTCGACGGGCCGTACTACGAGGTCGAGGCTGAACGGTTACGTGCTAGTGGCTTTCGGGCGGCCAAGAAGGAAAAGAACGCACGAGCGGCGCTCCAGCGGCTGCTGGACCGCGAGATCACGACTGGCCGTGGGAAGACACGACCGGAGTTCGTCCTGAGTGGCCGAGAGCTCGCACACTTCGTGCTCGTGCCTTCCTCGGAACAGCTTACCGTCGAAGGGACACGGGGCACGCGCGCAGAACAGCAGAGCCGGAATCCACTACCACGACCCCACCAGGACCTCATGACCGAGTTCCGTGACGGGATGGCCATCGGCTACGCTCTCGATGACAACGCCGAGGCCGAAGACGAGTCGACACATATCCCGCCTCGACTCCTTCCCACCCACTACGGTCGGTTTGGGACGACTGGCTCCGGGAAGTCGAAAGCCCTGATCAACGATATACTGTCGCTGTACGAGAATACCGAGGGGCCGACCATCCTCATCAATCCGAAGAACGACGACATGGCCCAGAACTACATGCGGGCTCACGCACGCCGCTTCGGAATGACCGACCTCGCGGAGAACGTCGTCCACTTCCCGCTGCCAGACGTGCTTCCTGGCTTCTCGTTTTTCGATCTCGAACCGTCGATGCAAACGGGCCGTCGCCGCGAAGACGCCGTCCAACGGAAGGCCGACCACTACGAAGAGATTCTAAAGCTCGTTATGGGGAGCGACCGTTACGAGCGGGCGACTGTGGCCCCGACGCTGATCAAGACACTCATCAAGGCGCTGTTCGACGAGGAACACGGTCGGGAGAACGGGCTGTACCGAGAGTCGACGGGCTACTTCGCCCACCGACAACTGGAACACGCCGTCGATCAATTCTGGGCTGCCGGGCCGCCGAACGCGAACATCGGTGACGCCCCGCGGTCGAGCGACGAGGAAGTTACCCGGACGATCCGACGACAGCTCCAGTTGGACTCGAACACCTTCGCGAACGTGATGGGTGGTGTCGGGAACCGCCTCGCGTACATTTCACAGGACACCCACCTGCGGCAGATTTTCAACAACACCGAGAACCAGTTCGACTTCCGGGATCTCCTCGACGAGAACACGGTCATCCTCTTCGACCTCGGCGACCTCCGCGACGAGGCGGCCCGGATCATGACCGGCGTGATTCTGACCAATCTCGATGCTGCCCTCAAGGATCGCAAACAGGACCTCTCCCAGTATCCGGACGACTACGTCGTGAACCTGCTCGTCGACGAGGCCGCGTCGGTCGTGGTCTCCGACATCATGAACGACCTCCTCGAGAAGGGACGGGGCTTCCGCCTCTCTGTTGGACTGTCGATGCAGTTCCCCGAGCAAATGGAGGCCGAAGGCGGCCGGAAGATCTACCTGAACGCTCTGAACAACATCGGGAGCTCACTCATCGGGAAGATCAACGTCGACCGCGAACTGGCCCGAGCGATGGCCCACGAGGAGATGGACCCCGCTGATTTCGCCAACCGAATTCGCGCGTTGCCCCGTGGCGAGTGGATCGCCAGTCTGCCGAGTCCGGCGTTTGGTGAAACCGGGCCGTACCCGTTCAGTCTCAAACCGCTGCCGATTCCACCGGGTCATCCCGAGAGCGAACAGCCGCTCACTGCACGCGAAGAAACACAGTTCGAGGAAACGCTCTCTGTGATGCACGAGCGCGTCAACGACGACTACGGCGTGTGTGAGGAGACAGACGCTCCACAGACGAGAACCCCCACAGAACTAGGCGAGGTTCTGAGCGTCACTGACGAGGCGCTGGACGTTGCAATTGCGAAGGTGGTTCGGAGTCTCCAGCTTCGAGAAGGGAATCGTGACGAGAACGGGTGGGTGGCCGTCGAAGCGGTCGACGACGAACTCAGACGGCTCTTCGATGACGTCGACGCCGAGCCACCGTCGTATGATGCACTCGCGGACATCCGCAACCGCTCACGTTATCTCGATACGACCGTCGACATCGACGCCGACGAACTCGTTATCCGACTGACCGAGGCAGGTGAAGACGTGGCGACACCCGAGACCGGGAACGTCCAAGCCGCCGGGGGCAGTGAGCACGACAGCGCGCTCCTCCAGATTGAAGAAGAACTCGCGGCGCTCGGATTCACCGTCTCAATCCTCGCACAGGATGGCAGCGAGAAGCCAGACGCGAAGGCAACGCATCCCGAGTGTGATGACCGATTCGCTATCGAGGTCGAGACGACAACTCCCGAGAACCCGGCAAAGATACTCACGAATCTCCGGAAAGCTCAGGAGGCAGGAGACATCCCGTTGTTCGTCGTTCGATCTGGGAAGAACGAAACGGACTGGGCTGAGCGAGTCGAAGGGATCCTCACACCACCAGTTCGGGAACTCCAGAACGGCGAGACTCGGTTCTATACGACTGACTCGAACGTCACGTTCAACGGCGGGGCGACCGAGAAGAGTGGTGTTACAGCAGTTCGACCGGCGAGCGACGACGAAGCTAGTACCCAGAATATCTGGCAGCCTGATGGGGACGAAATCGTCCTCCGTGATAGCAAGGGAACGGAACACATCCGCCTTTCGTCGCTTGGGAAGCTATCGAAGGATCGTGTCCCGGCTGTCTATAGCTACGATCACGCTGCCGACGAATACGTTGTTCACGAACACGGAGAACGCCATGTCTACGAGTCGAAATCGGCATTCGAATCCGAGTGGGTGCGGATCAAGCAGCCATTCATCCCCGAAGAGGATCTTTCCATACCAGACTACGAGCGTTCAACGTACGGCGTCGTCATCCTTCACGATGAGGCGGAGTCGGTCGTGTATGAAGACAGCGAGAAGCAGCCCCTCTCGGCACTCACTGAGGACACGCTCCACCCAGCGTCGACCGAAGCAGCAGCTGCTGAAGAACCAACTGGCCAGACTGCCCAGTTGGATAACACGGTTGGGGGAGAACAGAATGAAGCGTCTCCACCGTCGTTCGAATCGTTCGTCGACGAATATCTGGTCGAAGACCCGGATGAGGCCGTGCCGAAAGACGACGTCTTCGACATCTACACCGATTGGGCCGACGAACATGGCATCGACGACCCGCTAAATAAGAGCTGGTTCACACGGAAGCTCAACACCCACATCGAGGTGGACTCCACGAAAAAGCGAATCGAAGGCGACCCCGTATGGCATTACACTGGTGTTCGCATCCGCTCTGGAGAGGATTCTCAGTTATGA